A portion of the Sabethes cyaneus chromosome 3, idSabCyanKW18_F2, whole genome shotgun sequence genome contains these proteins:
- the LOC128740879 gene encoding sulfotransferase 1B1-like — protein sequence MQNVMESQPFEYIEITDPVHVETHTERAEEDYILVKAKSCENIPIKDWNPPAYCFTTRFEKYADQLLNFAVKPDDVWVASYPKSGTTWCQELVWLVCNDLNFSAAKSESLRTRFPFLDISLIHDTIDGVSSFEKTRNKSSPRFIKTHLPVSMLPKQYWEVLPKTVYINRNVKSVAVSYYHHSKNFFYRGTKEEFIKSFMKDLQFYSPIHTHVIGYHSLENCSNVLFLKYEDMKCNLPETVEKVCRFFGRSYEQDELNLLYEHLSFDAMKNNLACNYEDRSEGDWQNKDRDARFIRRGQMDSWKEELSTDQTEEIDRWTCESIKDHNLLDLFL from the exons ATGCAGAACGTAATGGAGTCGCAGCCCTTCGAATACATTGAAATCACAGACCCGGTTCATGTGGAAACTCACACCGAAAGGGCCGAAGAAGATTACATTCTTGTGAAGGCGAAATCATGTGAAAATATTCCCATTAAAGACTGGAATCCACCGGCATACTGTTTCACGACTAG ATTCGAGAAGTATGCAGATCAATTGTTGAACTTTGCGGTTAAGCCTGATGATGTTTGGGTGGCTTCATATCCCAAAAGTGGTACTACATGGTGCCAGGAACTGGTGTGGCTTGTTTGTAAtgatttaaacttttctgctgCCAAGTCTGAATCTCTCCGTACACGATTCCCCTTTTTAGA tattAGCCTGATACACGATACAATCGATGGAGTTAGCTCATTCGAAAAAACACGGAATAAGTCATCACCACGGTTCATCAAAACGCATTTACCGGTATCGATGCTACCGAAACAATACTGGGAAGTTCTTCCAAAGACGGTTTACATTAATCGAAATGTGAAATCAGTTGCAGTATCGTACTACCATCATTCGAAAAATTTCTTCTACCGTGGCacgaaagaagaatttattaaGTCCTTTATGAAAGATTTACAATTTTATTCGCCCATCCACACACATGTAATCGGTTATCATTCGCTGGAAAATTGTAGCAACGTTTTGTTTCTAAAGTACGAAGATATGAAATGCAATTTGCCAGAGACAGTCGAAAAGGTCTGTCGTTTTTTCGGACGATCCTACGAACAGGATGAGCTGAACTTACTGTACGAACACCTGTCATTTGATGCGATGAAAAATAATTTAGCGTGCAACTATGAAGATAGAAGCGAAGGTGATTGGCAGAACAAGGATCGTGATGCAAGATTTATACGTAGAGGGCAGATGGACAGTTGGAAGGAGGAGCTTTCCACGGATCAGACCGAAGAAATTGACCGCTGGACGTGTGAATCTATTAAGGACCACAATCTGCTTGATTTGTTTTTGTGA